Proteins from a single region of Drosophila biarmipes strain raj3 chromosome 3R, RU_DBia_V1.1, whole genome shotgun sequence:
- the LOC108031212 gene encoding 60S ribosomal protein L10a-2, whose amino-acid sequence MASRVSRETLFGAVESILKESRDKESYCLETVELQIGLRDYDPEKCKRFYGSVLLHHLAVPQLKVCVIGDQEHCYQARAIGVDCLDVEALRRLNKDPKLIRKLAKSYDTFLASESMVKLIPKLLGPGLTNAGKFLTPLTHKESMGSKIKILSTKKLLMKKVACLSVNVGHVGLHPEKLAQNISISINFLVSLLKGNWQNVRSLHIKSSLGVPLRLY is encoded by the coding sequence GTCGAAAGTATCCTGAAGGAATCCCGGGACAAAGAAAGTTACTGCCTCGAGACCGTGGAACTGCAGATTGGTCTAAGGGACTACGATCCTGAGAAATGCAAACGCTTTTATGGAAGTGTACTCCTACATCACCTGGCTGTGCCCCAATTGAAGGTGTGTGTGATTGGAGATCAAGAGCACTGCTATCAGGCGCGGGCCATTGGAGTAGACTGCTTGGATGTGGAGGCCCTCAGGAGACTGAACAAGGACCCAAAGCTGATCAGGAAGTTGGCCAAGTCCTACGATACCTTCCTGGCCTCCGAGTCGATGGTCAAGCTGATCCCCAAGCTCCTTGGACCAGGTCTCACCAACGCGGGCAAGTTTCTTACTCCATTGACGCACAAGGAGTCCATGGGGAGCAAAATCAAGATACTTTCCACCAAGAAGCTGCTGATGAAGAAGGTGGCCTGTCTATCCGTTAATGTCGGGCATGTTGGCCTGCACCCAGAGAAACTGGCCCAAAACATCAGCATTTCGATCAATTTCCTCGTTTCCCTGCTGAAGGGAAATTGGCAGAATGTCCGCTCACTTCATATTAAGTCATCCTTGGGTGTGCCTCTTCGTCTTTATTAG